The Salvia miltiorrhiza cultivar Shanhuang (shh) chromosome 1, IMPLAD_Smil_shh, whole genome shotgun sequence genome has a window encoding:
- the LOC131018271 gene encoding uncharacterized protein LOC131018271: MQKAARKDVERAFGVLQARWGIIKGPSRLWKAEQMSSIMFAYIILHNMIIEEEGGNASNFDGDDGEGPSSTPQTQFNSGAPPEFAAYLARNASLKDARLHARLRDDLVEHIWARFGPVDP; encoded by the coding sequence ATGCAAAAAGCTGCAAGAAAGGATGTGGAACGAGCTTTCGGTGTTCTTCAGGCTCGGTGGGGTATAATTAAAGGACCGTCGCGTTTGTGGAAGGCggagcaaatgagttcgatcatGTTTGCATACATcatattgcacaacatgatcattgagGAAGAAGGTGGAAATGCAAGTAATTTTGACGGTGACGACGGCGAGGGACCAAGTTCTACTCCTCAAACACAATTCAATTCCGGAGCACCACCGGAGTTCGCCGCCTATTTGGCACGGAATGCAAGCTTGAAGGATGCACGATTGCATGCTCGCCTCCGCGACGATTTGGTTGAGCATATATGGGCACGCTTTGGTCCGGTTGACCCGTAG
- the LOC131017442 gene encoding uncharacterized protein LOC131017442: MWLPELPNHTYTHFSLSLTDTHVHTQTQPLPLRHRTHTNTATPPSSPAAPPPQSSLQSPHPSHNQGTRHPTARLARLISSIRAAAFPHQQSPLSAVLPDQQTLPLRRPPPPTKPSLRRPPPPPAGPPPFAVLLHQQSPASAALPQPPAGPPPFAALLHQQSPASAALPHHQQALPPFAALLHQQSPASAALPHHQQALPPSPPSSTNRARPPVSLPRPKPPISLPRPKPPISSKIRPKTTNFTMLNYRSAN, encoded by the coding sequence ATGTGGCTGCCGGAATTGCCaaatcacacatacacacacttctctctctctctcacagacACACAtgtacacacacaaacacagcCACTCCCCCTTCGTCACcgtacacacacaaacacagcCACTCCCCCTTCGTCACCAGCGGCGCCACCACCTCAATCATCCTTGCAGTCTCCGCATCCATCCCATAACCAAGGGACTCGTCATCCCACGGCGAGGCTGGCCAGATTGATCTCGTCGATTCGGGCCGCCGCCTTCCCCCACCAGCAGAGCCCCCTCTCCGCCGTCCTCCCCGACCAGCAGACCCTCCCCCTTCGCCGTCCTCCTCCACCAACAAAGCCCAgcctccgccgccctcccccACCACCAGCAGGCCCTCCCCCCTTCGCCGTCCTCCTCCACCAACAGAGCcccgcctccgccgccctcccccAACCACCAGCAGGCCCTCCCCCCTTCGCCGCCCTCCTCCACCAACAGAGCcccgcctccgccgccctcccccACCACCAGCAGGCCCTCCCCCCCTTCGCCGCCCTCCTCCACCAACAGAGCcccgcctccgccgccctcccccACCACCAGCAGGCCCTCCCCCCTTCGCCGCCCTCCTCCACCAACAGAGCCCGCCCTCCAGTCTCTCTCCCTCGACCAAAACCACCAATCTCTCTCCCTCGACCAAAACCGCCAATTTCTTCAAAAATTCGACCAAAAACCACCAATTTCACCATGCTCAATTACAGATCTGCAAATTAG
- the LOC131007279 gene encoding 60S ribosomal protein L18-2, with protein sequence MGIDLVAGGKVKKTKRTAPKSNDIYLKLLVKLYRFLVRRTGSKFNAVVLKRLFMSRINRPPLSLSRLSALMNGKEDKIAVLVGSVTDDIRVHDIPKMKVAALRFTERARARIEKVGGECLTFDQLALRAPLGQNTVLLRGSRNAREAVKHFGPAPGVPHSHTKPYVRAKGRKFERARGKRNSRGFRV encoded by the exons atg GGTATCGACTTGGTCGCCGGAGGTAAGGTCAAGAAGACCAAGCGTACAGCGCCGAAATCCAACGATATCTACCTCAAACTCCTCGTGAAG TTGTACCGTTTTTTGGTGAGGAGAACTGGAAGCAAATTTAATGCGGTTGTTCTGAAGAGACTATTCATGAGCAGGATTAACAGGCCcccgctctctctctcccgcCTCAGCGCACTCATGAATGGGAAG GAAGATAAGATTGCAGTACTTGTAGGAAGTGTTACCGATGATATTCGTGTTCATGACATTCCTAAAATGAAGGTTGCGGCTCTCAGGTTCACTGAGAGAGCTAGGGCCAGAATTGAGAAAGTTGGTGGAGAATGTTTGACTTTCGACCAGCTTGCTCTAAGGGCTCCTCTTGGGCAGAACACG GTGCTCTTGAGAGGTTCCAGGAATGCTCGTGAAGCTGTTAAGCACTTTGGCCCAGCTCCTGGTGTTCCACACAGCCACACCAAGCCTTATGTTCGAGCCAAGGGACGAAAGTTTGAGCGTGCCAGAGGAAAAAGAAACAGCAGGGGTTTCAGGGTTTGA
- the LOC131018897 gene encoding uncharacterized protein LOC131018897, whose product MTVASSYRFDPPPPRPRKKRAVVRRDREGGAEGLHRDYFAIEPVYGPQFFRRRFRMSRELFLRIVNALEVDPYFQQRPDAVGRLSFSPIQKCTVVVRQLAYGTSADCCDEYLRIGESTALECLKKFCKAVVRIFGGTYLRQPTTADVQRITAMHEACHGFPGMLGSLDCMHWGWKNCPVAWHGAYTRGDQGEPTIILEAVASQDLWIWHAFFGVAGSNNDINVLHQSTLFNDVLAGHEAAVHFLANNSHHTRGY is encoded by the coding sequence ATGACAGTGGCAAGTTCATATCGTTTCGATCCACCTCCACCACGCCCGAGGAAGAAGCGGGCAGTGGTTCGTCGTGACCGTGAAGGTGGAGCCGAGGGCCTCCATCGCGATTATTTCGCCATCGAACCTGTTTATGGGCCACAATTCTTTCGCCGTCGATTTCGCATGAGCCGGGAGTTGTTTCTACGCATTGTCAATGCGCTAGAAGTCGATCCTTACTTCCAACAACGTCCAGATGCTGTTGGCCGCTTAAGCTTCTCCCCGATCCAGAAGTGCACTGTCGTTGTTCGACAATTGGCATATGGAACTTCTGCTGATTGTTGTGACGAATATCTCCGTATAGGAGAGTCGACGGCGTTGGAATGCTTGAAGAAATTCTGCAAGGCCGTCGTTCGTATCTTTGGCGGCACGTATTTGAGGCAGCCAACAACTGCCGATGTGCAACGCATCACTGCAATGCACGAAGCCTGCCATGGGTTCCCGGGAATGTTGGGGAGcctagactgcatgcattggggaTGGAAGAATTGCCCCGTGGCTTGGCACGGCGCCTACACTCGAGGGGATCAAGGCGAGCCAACAATTATATTAGAGGCCGTTGCTTCACAAGATTTGTGGATCTGGCATGCATTCTTTGGAGTCGCTGGGtccaacaacgacatcaacgtgctcCACCAGTCCACGCTATTCAACGATGTTTTAGCGGGGCATGAAGCGGCTGTGCACTTCCTCGCCAACAATTCTCACCACACTCGAGGATACTAA